Proteins from one Stenotrophomonas aracearum genomic window:
- a CDS encoding DUF1304 domain-containing protein — protein MYWTAVILTLVVALLHVYFLVLEMFLWTRPLGLKTFRNTPEKAELTRVLAANQGLYNGFLAAGLFWGLFDHLPMLVNFMLGCVIVAGCYGAYSVNRRIFFIQAVPAILAVIAWQFVPA, from the coding sequence ATGTACTGGACCGCTGTAATCCTGACCCTGGTGGTCGCGCTGTTGCACGTGTACTTCCTGGTGTTGGAGATGTTCCTGTGGACGCGCCCGCTGGGGCTGAAGACGTTCCGCAACACGCCGGAGAAGGCGGAGCTGACGCGGGTACTGGCGGCCAACCAGGGGCTGTACAACGGCTTCCTGGCGGCAGGCCTGTTCTGGGGCCTGTTCGATCACCTGCCGATGCTGGTGAACTTCATGCTGGGCTGCGTGATCGTGGCGGGCTGCTACGGGGCGTACAGCGTCAACCGGCGGATCTTCTTCATCCAGGCAGTGCCGGCGATCCTCGCCGTGATCGCCTGGCAATTCGTGCCTGCATGA